In Panthera tigris isolate Pti1 chromosome B1, P.tigris_Pti1_mat1.1, whole genome shotgun sequence, the sequence CTGATGCTGATTTAATGATATCCAATCTCTTTCTGTGCAGCAAGGCCTGGCATGATCTCGGGGAAGAAACAGTGTGTTCTTCTGAAAGGGGTGTGCAGAGACGGAGGGTGCACCTCCACAGATGATACCATTGGTGAATGCAATGATGAGAAAAAGTGTTGTAGAAAGTGGTGGATATTATATCCCTACGCAACACCGGCTCCCAAAGCAAAATCTCCTTAGTGCGAACAAACTGTAAGCCCTTCGAACTCCAGAACACAGGGATGAGTTTTGTAGCTCCCTACTTAACCTGGCTTGTTTATCTCCCTTGACTGGAAATAAATGTCCTAAATCCACATGTACTCCTTCCTGGGGAACTTCTTCTTGATGTACATGCAAGCCTCTCAGGAGCTATAAGACCAAACTTCATGATAGAGGAATCTCATACCCCAAAGCTATTTATAGAACATTTCTTAAGAATGataaagataggggcgcctgggtggctcagttggttaagcatccgtcttcagctcaggtcatgatctcatggttcgtgagtttgacccctgtgtccggctctgtgctgacagctcagagcctggagccttcttcggattctgtgtcttcctctctctctgcccctcccttgtccccgtctctctctctctctctctctttctctctcaaaaataaatatttaaacaattatta encodes:
- the LOC122237600 gene encoding beta-defensin 130B-like, which codes for MRLHSLFSVLLLFVTIIPKARPGMISGKKQCVLLKGVCRDGGCTSTDDTIGECNDEKKCCRKWWILYPYATPAPKAKSP